A region of the Blastocatellia bacterium genome:
TTCACTGGCCCTTTTCGGAGGAGAAGGGAAATGGTGAGACAAGTGCGTGCGTTGGCTGTGATGATGGTGGTCGGTGTCGGGTGGCTCGCTTATTCCAGACCAACTTTTCCCTACCCGTCCTACTTATTGAAAGCGCGCAAATACGGAGCCAGGGATTGTTCCTTCTGCCACGCCGATGCGGCCGGGGGAAATTCCTGGAACGAGCGTGGCCTGTGGCTCATCCGGGAGAAAGAACGACGTCGAGCCGAGGACATTGACGCTGACTGGCTGGCCGAATACAAACCCGGTGCCTCGGACGAGAGTTCCTCAGACAAAAAGAATTTCATAGCCCCTCCTGTCGTGGCGGGCGGACCCGATGACGACCCGCTCAATCTCCACGCCCAATGGGTGTCTGCC
Encoded here:
- a CDS encoding nuclear transport factor 2 family protein — encoded protein: MVRQVRALAVMMVVGVGWLAYSRPTFPYPSYLLKARKYGARDCSFCHADAAGGNSWNERGLWLIREKERRRAEDIDADWLAEYKPGASDESSSDKKNFIAPPVVAGGPDDDPLNLHAQWVSAHNPPDRERLARLIADDFLATTAEGTTLTKEQAIARILQMKPESVRAEDVVARYYGPVAVIRARWIVESSSAPDQSGNFRSTEVWVKQDGVWRIVSLHLSRIR